A window from Ramlibacter pinisoli encodes these proteins:
- a CDS encoding alpha-ketoglutarate-dependent dioxygenase AlkB has protein sequence MSPLNPQQHDLFGTAAVLPDGLRYETAFLDAGEEAALLGHIAALPLAPMRYRGYTALRRTVSYGGSYDFSAGRLEPAEPIAPWLMPLRDKAAAWLGVTPSAFTQALVAEYRPGTPLGWHRDVPDFEDVVGISLGAQAVLRFRPYPPREPKRADVIRLVLEPRSIYLLRGPARWAWQHSVAPTRALRHSITFLTARAAPLTS, from the coding sequence ATGAGCCCCCTCAACCCGCAGCAGCACGACCTGTTCGGCACCGCTGCCGTGCTGCCGGACGGCCTGCGCTACGAGACGGCATTCCTCGACGCCGGCGAGGAAGCCGCCCTGCTCGGGCACATCGCCGCGCTGCCGCTCGCGCCCATGCGCTACCGCGGCTACACGGCGCTGCGGCGGACGGTGAGCTATGGCGGCAGCTACGACTTCTCGGCCGGGCGGCTGGAACCGGCCGAACCCATCGCACCCTGGCTGATGCCGCTGCGGGACAAGGCCGCCGCCTGGCTGGGCGTCACACCCAGCGCCTTCACGCAGGCCCTGGTGGCCGAGTACCGACCGGGGACGCCGCTGGGCTGGCACCGCGACGTGCCGGATTTCGAGGACGTGGTCGGCATCTCGCTGGGCGCGCAAGCGGTGCTGCGCTTCCGTCCCTATCCGCCGCGCGAGCCCAAGCGGGCCGATGTGATCAGGCTGGTGCTGGAGCCACGCTCGATCTACCTGCTGCGCGGCCCGGCGCGCTGGGCCTGGCAGCACAGCGTGGCACCCACCAGGGCGCTGCGCCACTCGATCACGTTCCTCACCGCGCGTGCGGCACCGCTCACTTCTTGA
- a CDS encoding ribonucleoside-diphosphate reductase subunit alpha, with protein MQSSTSIASTTTSALSPSGAAGGTVSSAAPAALAHYQIIRRNGAVVPFEPNKIAVAMMKAFLAVHGTQGAASASVRETVDGLTQAVIRALVRSRPGGGTFHIEDVQDQVELGLMRGGHHDIARAYVLYRDRRAQERAKQSQPAAPEAPVLHVTDGGRRVELDLGHLQSLIEHACRNLSADVKADPIVAETMRNLYDGVPIDEVYKASILAARTLIEKDPDYTYATARLLLHTIFKEVLGRDITPAEMAGSYADYFPGFVKKGVEAELLNPELLQYDLKRLGAALKADRDMQFDYLGLQTLYDRYFLHVRKTRIELPQAFFMRVAMGLALNEIDREARAIEFYEVLSSFDFMSSTPTLFNSGTLRSQLSSCYLTTVPDDLDGIYESIKENALLSKFAGGLGNDWTRVRALGSHIKGTNGESQGVVPFLKVVNDTAVAVNQGGKRKGAVCTYLESWHLDIEEFLELRKNTGDDRRRTHDMNTANWIPDLFMRRVMEKGEWTLFSPSSVPDLHDKFGEEFERAYVAYEDKARRGEIKPSKTVPASDMWRKMLSMLFETGHPWITFKDACNVRSPQQHAGVVHSSNLCTEITLNTSDTETAVCNLGSVNLLQHLKDGQIDQDKLQHTIRVAMRMLDNVIDINYYAVKKARDSNLRHRPVGLGVMGFQDALYELRIPYASEQAVQFADRSMEAVCYHAYWASTELARERGRYSSFKGSLWDQGLLPPDTLDLLAKARGGYVEVDRSATLDWDALRRKIAQDGMRNSNCVAIAPTATISNIIGVDASIEPCFGNLSVKSNLSGEFTVINHYLVRDLKRLGLWDDVMVMDLKHFDGSLRPIDRVPQEVKALYATAFEVEPVWLVEAAARRQKWIDQAQSLNIYMAGASGKKLDDTYKLAWLRGLKTTYYLRTISATHAEKSTVQSGRLNAVASGAGGALNAGAAGAPSALEAAAAAAQAQMNATPATDIKFCAIDDPTCEACQ; from the coding sequence ATGCAATCTTCCACGAGCATCGCCAGCACCACGACTTCCGCCCTTTCGCCCTCGGGCGCGGCCGGTGGCACCGTCTCCAGCGCGGCCCCCGCCGCCCTGGCCCACTACCAGATCATCCGGCGCAACGGCGCCGTCGTCCCCTTCGAGCCGAACAAGATCGCCGTCGCCATGATGAAGGCGTTCCTGGCCGTGCACGGCACCCAGGGCGCGGCCTCCGCCAGCGTGCGCGAGACCGTCGACGGCCTGACGCAGGCCGTCATCCGCGCGCTGGTGCGCTCGCGCCCGGGCGGCGGCACCTTCCACATCGAGGACGTGCAGGACCAGGTCGAACTGGGCCTGATGCGTGGCGGCCACCACGACATCGCGCGCGCCTACGTGCTGTACCGCGACCGCCGCGCCCAGGAGCGCGCCAAGCAGAGCCAGCCGGCCGCCCCCGAGGCACCGGTGCTGCACGTCACCGACGGCGGCCGCCGCGTCGAACTCGACCTGGGCCACCTGCAGTCGCTGATCGAGCACGCCTGCCGCAACCTGTCGGCCGACGTCAAGGCCGATCCCATCGTCGCCGAGACGATGCGCAACCTGTACGACGGCGTGCCGATCGACGAGGTCTACAAGGCGTCCATCCTGGCGGCCCGCACGCTGATCGAGAAGGACCCCGACTACACCTACGCCACCGCGCGCCTGCTGCTGCACACCATCTTCAAGGAGGTGCTGGGCCGCGACATCACGCCGGCCGAGATGGCCGGCAGCTACGCCGACTACTTCCCCGGCTTCGTCAAGAAGGGGGTCGAGGCCGAGCTGCTCAACCCCGAGCTGCTGCAGTACGACCTGAAGCGCCTGGGCGCCGCCCTGAAGGCCGACCGCGACATGCAGTTCGACTACCTGGGCCTGCAGACGCTGTACGACCGCTACTTCCTGCACGTGCGCAAGACCCGCATCGAGCTGCCGCAGGCCTTCTTCATGCGCGTGGCGATGGGCCTGGCGCTCAACGAGATCGACCGCGAGGCGCGCGCCATCGAGTTCTACGAGGTGCTGTCGAGCTTCGACTTCATGTCGTCGACCCCGACCCTGTTCAACAGCGGCACCCTGCGCTCGCAGCTGTCGTCCTGCTACCTCACGACCGTGCCCGACGACCTGGACGGCATCTACGAGTCGATCAAGGAAAACGCCCTGCTGTCCAAGTTCGCCGGCGGCCTGGGCAACGACTGGACCCGCGTGCGCGCCCTGGGCTCGCACATCAAGGGCACCAACGGCGAGTCGCAGGGCGTCGTGCCGTTCCTGAAGGTCGTGAACGACACCGCCGTGGCGGTCAACCAGGGCGGCAAGCGCAAGGGCGCCGTCTGCACCTACCTGGAGAGCTGGCACCTCGACATCGAGGAGTTCCTGGAGCTGCGCAAGAACACCGGCGACGACCGCCGGCGCACCCATGACATGAACACGGCCAACTGGATCCCCGACCTGTTCATGCGCCGCGTCATGGAAAAGGGCGAGTGGACGCTGTTCTCGCCCTCCTCCGTGCCCGACCTGCACGACAAGTTCGGCGAGGAGTTCGAGCGCGCCTACGTCGCCTACGAGGACAAGGCCCGGCGCGGCGAGATCAAGCCCAGCAAGACGGTGCCGGCCTCCGACATGTGGCGCAAGATGCTCTCGATGCTGTTCGAGACCGGCCATCCCTGGATCACGTTCAAGGATGCCTGCAACGTGCGCTCGCCCCAGCAGCACGCCGGCGTCGTGCACTCGTCCAACCTGTGCACCGAGATCACGCTCAACACCAGCGACACCGAGACCGCCGTCTGCAACCTGGGTTCGGTCAACCTGCTGCAGCACCTGAAGGACGGGCAGATCGACCAGGACAAGCTGCAGCACACGATCCGGGTGGCGATGCGCATGCTCGACAACGTGATCGACATCAACTACTACGCGGTCAAGAAGGCGCGCGACTCCAACCTGCGCCACCGCCCGGTGGGCCTGGGCGTCATGGGCTTCCAGGATGCGCTGTACGAGCTGCGCATTCCCTATGCCTCGGAACAGGCGGTGCAGTTCGCCGACCGCTCGATGGAGGCGGTCTGCTACCACGCCTACTGGGCCTCGACCGAGCTGGCCCGCGAACGCGGCCGCTACTCCAGCTTCAAGGGCTCGCTGTGGGACCAGGGCCTGCTGCCGCCCGACACGCTTGACCTGCTGGCCAAGGCCCGCGGCGGCTATGTCGAGGTCGACCGCTCGGCCACCCTCGACTGGGACGCACTGCGCCGCAAGATCGCGCAGGACGGCATGCGCAACTCCAACTGCGTGGCCATCGCCCCCACCGCCACCATCTCCAACATCATCGGCGTCGACGCTTCCATCGAGCCGTGCTTCGGCAACCTGTCGGTCAAGTCCAACCTGTCCGGCGAGTTCACCGTCATCAACCACTACCTGGTGCGCGACCTCAAGCGGCTGGGCCTGTGGGACGACGTGATGGTGATGGACCTCAAGCACTTCGACGGCTCGCTGCGCCCCATCGACCGCGTGCCCCAGGAGGTCAAGGCCCTGTACGCCACCGCCTTCGAGGTCGAGCCGGTGTGGCTGGTCGAGGCGGCGGCGCGGCGCCAGAAGTGGATCGACCAGGCCCAGTCGCTGAACATCTACATGGCCGGCGCGTCGGGCAAGAAGCTGGACGACACCTACAAGCTGGCGTGGCTGCGCGGCCTGAAGACGACCTACTACCTGCGCACCATCAGCGCGACGCACGCCGAGAAGTCGACCGTGCAATCGGGTCGCCTGAACGCGGTGGCCTCGGGTGCGGGCGGTGCACTGAACGCCGGTGCGGCAGGCGCTCCGTCGGCGCTCGAAGCAGCGGCCGCTGCAGCGCAGGCACAGATGAATGCGACGCCCGCGACCGACATCAAGTTCTGCGCGATCGACGACCCCACGTGCGAGGCGTGCCAGTAA
- a CDS encoding histone H1-like DNA-binding protein: MATAKKAAAKKAPAKKSAAKKAPAKKATAKKAPAKKAAAKKAPAKKVAAKKVAAKKAPAKKAAAKKAPAKKAAAKKAPAKKAAAKKAPAKKAAAKKGAAKKAAKKAPAKKAAKAPAKKAAKKAPAKKAAKAPAAKPAAKPAAAPAAAPAPAAQTTLNPQAAWPFPTASKP; encoded by the coding sequence ATGGCAACTGCAAAGAAAGCCGCCGCGAAGAAGGCTCCGGCGAAGAAATCGGCCGCCAAGAAGGCGCCGGCGAAGAAGGCCACCGCCAAGAAGGCCCCGGCCAAGAAGGCGGCAGCGAAGAAGGCTCCGGCCAAGAAGGTCGCCGCGAAGAAGGTTGCGGCCAAGAAGGCGCCGGCGAAGAAGGCTGCTGCGAAGAAGGCGCCGGCGAAGAAGGCCGCTGCGAAGAAGGCCCCCGCCAAGAAGGCCGCTGCGAAGAAGGCGCCGGCGAAGAAGGCCGCTGCGAAAAAGGGCGCTGCGAAAAAGGCTGCCAAGAAGGCGCCTGCGAAAAAAGCTGCGAAAGCGCCTGCGAAAAAGGCGGCGAAGAAGGCCCCCGCGAAAAAGGCGGCGAAAGCGCCTGCTGCCAAGCCGGCTGCAAAGCCGGCTGCCGCGCCTGCCGCTGCACCGGCACCGGCCGCGCAGACGACGCTGAACCCCCAGGCCGCCTGGCCGTTCCCCACGGCTTCCAAGCCCTGA
- a CDS encoding PP0621 family protein, whose product MKYLLIAALVLVVWFLWRTPRVRAPKAAAPTPPPPGRAPALPQEMVRCPVCALHLPRGDAFAGSSGRLYCSHEHRAAGGN is encoded by the coding sequence ATGAAGTACCTGCTGATCGCCGCCCTGGTGCTGGTCGTCTGGTTCCTCTGGCGCACGCCGCGCGTGCGCGCGCCCAAGGCGGCGGCGCCGACGCCGCCGCCACCCGGCCGGGCCCCCGCGCTGCCGCAGGAGATGGTGCGCTGCCCGGTCTGTGCGCTGCACCTGCCGCGCGGCGACGCGTTCGCCGGCAGCAGCGGCCGTCTCTACTGCAGCCACGAGCACCGCGCCGCGGGCGGCAATTGA
- the ampD gene encoding 1,6-anhydro-N-acetylmuramyl-L-alanine amidase AmpD, giving the protein MTAPSAPDDALWSGGWYRFARRLDSPNFGPRPAGAQVDLVVVHSISLPPGQYGGDEVQALFTNTLDWDAHPYFRQIEGLQVSAHFYVRRGGELWQFVSCDERAWHAGASHWRGRGNCNDDSVGIELEGLEGEPFEPAQYEALAAVCAALAQRYPVRHVAGHEHIAPGRKQDPGSGFDWALLRRHLGWDATAFP; this is encoded by the coding sequence ATGACGGCCCCCTCAGCGCCTGACGACGCACTCTGGTCGGGCGGCTGGTACCGCTTCGCGCGTCGCCTGGACTCGCCCAACTTCGGCCCGCGCCCGGCCGGCGCGCAGGTCGACCTGGTCGTGGTGCATTCGATCAGCCTGCCGCCAGGACAGTACGGCGGCGACGAAGTCCAGGCGCTGTTCACCAACACGCTCGACTGGGACGCCCATCCCTACTTCCGGCAGATCGAGGGCCTGCAGGTCTCGGCCCACTTCTATGTGCGCCGCGGCGGCGAGCTGTGGCAGTTCGTCAGCTGCGACGAGCGGGCCTGGCATGCGGGCGCGTCGCACTGGCGCGGGCGCGGCAACTGCAACGACGACTCGGTCGGCATCGAACTCGAGGGGCTGGAGGGCGAGCCGTTCGAGCCGGCGCAATACGAGGCGCTGGCGGCGGTCTGCGCGGCCCTCGCGCAGCGCTATCCGGTGCGCCACGTGGCCGGCCACGAACACATCGCGCCCGGCCGCAAGCAGGACCCCGGCAGCGGCTTCGACTGGGCCCTGCTGCGCCGCCACCTCGGTTGGGACGCGACCGCGTTTCCGTAA
- a CDS encoding FKBP-type peptidyl-prolyl cis-trans isomerase — MASACLVLAAVLPAAHAQSPVTTSSGLVYQSLKEGSGASPAATDVVRVHYRGTFPDGREFDSSYKRGEPTEFPLNRVIPCWTEGVQKMKPGGKARLTCPPAIAYGERGAGGVIPPNATLQFEIELLSVKK, encoded by the coding sequence ATCGCCTCCGCCTGCCTCGTCCTGGCCGCCGTGCTGCCGGCCGCCCATGCCCAGAGCCCCGTCACCACGTCGAGCGGCCTGGTCTACCAGTCGCTCAAGGAAGGCAGCGGCGCCTCGCCCGCCGCCACCGACGTCGTGCGCGTGCACTACCGCGGCACCTTCCCGGACGGGCGCGAGTTCGACAGCTCCTACAAGCGCGGCGAACCCACCGAGTTCCCGCTCAACCGCGTGATCCCGTGCTGGACCGAGGGCGTGCAGAAGATGAAGCCGGGCGGCAAGGCCAGGCTGACCTGCCCGCCTGCCATCGCCTACGGCGAGCGCGGCGCCGGTGGCGTGATCCCGCCCAACGCCACGCTGCAGTTCGAGATCGAACTGCTGTCGGTCAAGAAGTGA
- a CDS encoding sigma 54-interacting transcriptional regulator translates to MSAPPAATPAQVLVVDDEPDLRTLYELTLLREGYQVDSAATLADAWQHLQERRFDAVITDMRLPDGQGLELLQRMLVQQRSERCIVMTAYGSAENAVEALKAGAFDYLTKPVDLKQFRSVVASAIHDRQPPARARAAAAGPKAPDRSPAGGQAALDRLVGNSAPMQQVKDRIARVARSMAPVLVRGESGTGKELAARALHACSHRADGPFVAVNCGAIPESLLEAEFFGARKGSYTGANADREGYFQAAQGGTLFLDEIGDLPLAMQSKLLRAIQERQVRALGSTQEDAVDVRVVSATHRDLAADVAGGRFRQDLYYRLNVIEIVVPPLRERRDDLPALCEALLGRIAQEAGMPAPALSPAVIDQLAAHPLAGNVRELENLLHRAVALSDGQVLQVDAIAAAAPPAPVRPPAEVAQAPDAAPPGLPSDLQGYLDQREREILVRALHETGFNRTAAAQRLGLSLRQIRYRIARLAIAVPGGDDPNDGPLSA, encoded by the coding sequence GTGAGCGCCCCACCCGCCGCTACCCCTGCCCAGGTCCTCGTCGTCGACGACGAGCCGGACCTGCGCACGCTCTACGAGCTGACGCTGCTGCGCGAGGGCTACCAGGTCGATTCGGCGGCCACGCTGGCCGACGCCTGGCAGCACCTGCAGGAGCGGCGCTTCGATGCCGTGATCACCGACATGCGCCTGCCCGACGGCCAGGGCCTGGAGCTGCTGCAGCGCATGCTGGTGCAGCAGCGCAGCGAGCGCTGCATCGTCATGACCGCCTACGGCTCGGCCGAGAACGCCGTCGAGGCGCTCAAGGCCGGTGCCTTCGACTACCTCACCAAGCCGGTCGACCTCAAGCAGTTCCGCAGCGTGGTCGCCTCGGCCATCCACGACCGCCAGCCGCCGGCGCGCGCCCGGGCCGCCGCGGCCGGACCGAAGGCGCCGGACCGTTCACCGGCCGGCGGCCAGGCCGCGCTCGACCGCCTGGTGGGCAACTCGGCGCCGATGCAGCAGGTCAAGGACCGGATCGCGCGGGTGGCCCGCAGCATGGCGCCGGTGCTGGTGCGCGGCGAGTCGGGCACCGGCAAGGAACTGGCGGCGCGCGCGCTGCATGCCTGCAGCCACCGTGCCGACGGCCCGTTCGTCGCGGTCAACTGCGGCGCCATCCCGGAATCGCTGCTCGAGGCCGAGTTCTTCGGCGCCCGCAAGGGCTCCTACACCGGAGCCAACGCCGACCGCGAGGGCTACTTCCAGGCCGCCCAGGGCGGCACGCTGTTCCTCGACGAGATCGGCGACCTGCCGCTGGCGATGCAGTCCAAGCTGCTGCGCGCCATCCAGGAGCGGCAGGTGCGGGCGCTGGGCTCCACCCAGGAGGACGCGGTCGACGTGCGCGTCGTCAGCGCCACCCACCGCGACCTGGCGGCCGACGTCGCCGGCGGCCGGTTCCGCCAGGACCTGTACTACCGCCTCAACGTGATCGAGATCGTGGTGCCGCCGCTGCGCGAGCGCCGCGACGACCTGCCGGCCCTGTGCGAGGCGCTGCTGGGCCGCATCGCCCAGGAAGCGGGCATGCCGGCGCCGGCTCTGTCGCCCGCGGTCATCGACCAGCTGGCCGCCCATCCGCTGGCCGGCAACGTGCGTGAACTGGAGAACCTGCTGCACCGCGCGGTGGCGCTGTCCGACGGCCAGGTGCTGCAGGTCGACGCCATCGCCGCCGCGGCCCCGCCCGCCCCGGTGCGGCCGCCGGCCGAGGTCGCCCAGGCGCCGGACGCTGCCCCGCCGGGGCTGCCCTCGGACCTGCAGGGCTACCTGGACCAGCGCGAGCGCGAGATCCTCGTGCGTGCGCTGCACGAGACCGGGTTCAACCGCACCGCCGCCGCCCAGCGGCTCGGGCTGAGCCTGCGGCAGATCCGCTACCGCATCGCCCGCCTCGCCATCGCCGTGCCGGGCGGGGACGATCCCAATGACGGCCCCCTCAGCGCCTGA
- a CDS encoding sensor histidine kinase — MAAQPPVRPAWHAAEPDSAFVRLWLGFATARVCIGVALLLLLVIVKTLGSQPGVSGWLLGMCATYLLAALAVRLLVRPPRPGHAFDPQWVSSIGVDLLVFAALQLLQVGGIYYAPLFAVPVLMAAVLGSTVLALGTAAGAALLLLAEAWVLTLQVPGDLTQRFLQAGLTGIGFFALAFLAHQLALRLAREEEAGRASRRAATMQVQVNQLVIDTLTDGVLVVDPDGRVHAANPAARDLLFAPPAAPLQLDAEPAWEPLVEMARRTFAGGEAQMADIAIQRPGEAARQMYARTCLTAPQEPGGDSLCVVFLHDLREMEARLRTEKLAAMGRMSTAVAHEIRNPLAAISQANELLAEDLEQPAHRQLSAMVKQNAQRLQQIVEEILDVARVQHQAVNLSTPTLALDADVRGHCDDWIGQHRSAGRVQLALAAPGSAVWFEPDHLRRVLVNLLDNALRYASQREDAIQVATEGGEAPTLVVWSDGPGLDPAVEWHLFEPFFSSESRSSGLGLYICRQLCERHGASIGYRRGPAPAGDRRNGNAFFVAFRTAPPATATVAFARMAA; from the coding sequence GTGGCGGCGCAGCCACCGGTCCGGCCGGCCTGGCACGCCGCCGAACCGGACTCCGCCTTCGTCCGGCTCTGGCTGGGGTTCGCCACCGCGCGCGTGTGCATCGGCGTCGCCCTGCTCCTGCTGCTGGTGATCGTGAAGACGCTCGGCAGCCAGCCCGGCGTGTCCGGCTGGCTGCTCGGCATGTGCGCCACCTACCTGCTGGCCGCGCTGGCGGTGCGGCTGCTGGTGCGGCCGCCGCGCCCCGGCCATGCGTTCGACCCGCAGTGGGTCTCCAGCATCGGGGTCGACCTGCTCGTCTTCGCGGCGCTGCAGCTGCTGCAGGTGGGCGGGATCTACTACGCGCCGCTGTTCGCCGTGCCGGTGCTGATGGCGGCCGTGCTGGGCTCGACCGTGCTGGCCCTGGGCACCGCCGCCGGTGCCGCGCTGCTGCTGCTGGCGGAGGCCTGGGTGCTCACGCTGCAGGTGCCCGGCGACCTGACGCAGCGCTTCCTGCAGGCCGGCCTCACCGGCATCGGCTTCTTCGCCCTCGCCTTCCTGGCGCATCAGCTGGCGCTGCGGCTGGCCCGGGAAGAGGAGGCCGGGCGCGCCAGCCGCCGGGCGGCCACGATGCAGGTGCAGGTGAACCAGCTGGTGATCGACACGCTGACCGATGGCGTGCTGGTGGTCGACCCCGACGGCCGGGTGCATGCCGCCAACCCGGCCGCGCGCGACCTGCTCTTCGCCCCGCCGGCAGCGCCGCTGCAGCTGGACGCCGAGCCGGCCTGGGAGCCGCTGGTCGAGATGGCGCGCCGCACCTTCGCCGGCGGCGAGGCCCAGATGGCCGACATCGCCATCCAGCGCCCCGGCGAGGCTGCGCGGCAGATGTATGCGCGCACCTGCCTGACGGCTCCCCAGGAGCCGGGCGGCGACAGCCTGTGCGTGGTGTTCCTGCACGACCTGCGCGAGATGGAGGCGCGGCTGCGCACCGAGAAGCTGGCCGCGATGGGGCGCATGTCGACCGCCGTGGCGCACGAGATCCGCAACCCGCTGGCCGCCATCTCGCAGGCCAACGAACTGCTGGCCGAGGACCTGGAGCAGCCGGCGCACCGGCAGCTGAGCGCCATGGTGAAGCAGAACGCCCAGCGCCTGCAGCAGATCGTCGAGGAGATCCTGGACGTCGCCCGGGTCCAGCACCAGGCCGTCAACCTGTCGACCCCGACCCTGGCCCTGGACGCCGACGTGCGCGGCCACTGCGACGACTGGATCGGCCAGCACCGCAGCGCTGGACGGGTGCAGCTGGCGCTGGCCGCGCCCGGCTCGGCGGTCTGGTTCGAGCCGGACCACCTGCGCCGGGTGCTGGTCAACCTGCTGGACAACGCGCTGCGCTACGCCTCGCAACGCGAGGACGCAATCCAGGTCGCCACCGAGGGCGGCGAGGCGCCCACGCTGGTGGTCTGGAGCGACGGCCCGGGGCTCGATCCGGCCGTCGAGTGGCACCTGTTCGAGCCGTTCTTCTCGTCCGAGAGCCGCTCCAGCGGTCTGGGCCTCTACATCTGCCGCCAGCTGTGCGAACGGCACGGGGCCAGCATCGGTTACCGGCGCGGCCCCGCGCCCGCCGGCGACCGGCGCAACGGCAACGCGTTTTTCGTGGCTTTCCGCACGGCCCCGCCGGCGACCGCCACTGTCGCGTTTGCGAGAATGGCGGCGTGA
- a CDS encoding ribonucleotide-diphosphate reductase subunit beta, translating to MLTWDDEVKPTSPNSVSSGSHVNREASLSPLPTAALHTQSVSPAVAQPALRVLDDGATVPAQPAPVAAASAAASSQRRVNAADKRIINGQTDVNQLVPFKYKWAWEKYLATCANHWMPQEVNMTRDIALWKDPNGLTEDERRVIKRNLGFFVTADSLAANNIVLGTYRHITAPECRQFLLRQAFEEAIHTHAYQYIVESLGLDESEIFNAYHEVPSIRDKDNFLIPFIEAIMDPNFHTGTPEADQTLLKSLIVFACLMEGLFFYVGFTQILALGRQNKMTGAAEQYQYILRDESMHCNFGIDLINQLKLENPHLWTAEFKAEIRGLFQKAVELEYRYAEDTMPRGVLGLNASMFKGYLRYIANRRATQIGLEALFPNEENPFPWMSEMIDLKKERNFFETRVIEYQSGGALSWD from the coding sequence ATGCTGACCTGGGACGACGAAGTCAAGCCCACATCGCCAAATTCTGTGAGTAGCGGTTCGCACGTGAACCGCGAGGCGAGCCTGTCGCCGCTGCCGACCGCAGCACTCCACACCCAATCCGTTTCGCCCGCCGTTGCCCAGCCCGCACTGCGCGTCCTCGACGACGGCGCCACCGTGCCGGCGCAGCCGGCTCCGGTCGCTGCCGCCAGCGCCGCGGCCAGCAGCCAGCGCCGCGTCAACGCGGCCGACAAGCGCATCATCAACGGCCAGACCGACGTCAACCAGCTGGTCCCGTTCAAGTACAAGTGGGCCTGGGAGAAGTACCTGGCCACCTGCGCCAACCACTGGATGCCGCAGGAAGTGAACATGACGCGCGACATCGCGTTGTGGAAGGACCCCAACGGCCTGACCGAGGACGAGCGCCGCGTCATCAAGCGCAACCTCGGCTTCTTCGTCACCGCCGACTCGCTGGCCGCCAACAACATCGTGCTGGGCACCTACCGGCACATCACCGCCCCCGAATGCCGCCAGTTCCTGCTGCGCCAGGCGTTCGAGGAGGCGATCCACACCCACGCCTACCAGTACATCGTGGAGTCGCTGGGCCTGGACGAGAGCGAGATCTTCAACGCGTACCACGAGGTGCCGTCGATCCGCGACAAGGACAACTTCCTGATCCCCTTCATCGAGGCGATCATGGATCCCAACTTCCACACCGGCACGCCGGAAGCCGACCAGACGCTGCTCAAGAGCCTGATCGTCTTCGCCTGTCTGATGGAAGGGCTCTTCTTCTATGTCGGCTTCACCCAGATCCTGGCGCTGGGCCGGCAGAACAAGATGACCGGTGCTGCCGAGCAGTACCAGTACATCCTGCGGGACGAGTCGATGCACTGCAACTTCGGCATCGACCTGATCAACCAGCTGAAGCTGGAGAACCCGCACCTGTGGACGGCCGAGTTCAAGGCCGAGATCCGCGGCCTGTTCCAGAAGGCCGTCGAACTTGAATACCGCTATGCCGAGGACACCATGCCGCGTGGCGTGCTGGGCCTCAACGCCTCCATGTTCAAGGGCTACCTGCGCTACATCGCCAACCGGCGTGCCACGCAGATCGGCCTCGAAGCGCTGTTCCCCAACGAGGAGAACCCGTTTCCCTGGATGAGCGAGATGATTGACCTGAAGAAAGAGCGCAACTTCTTCGAAACCCGCGTGATCGAGTACCAGTCGGGTGGCGCGCTTTCCTGGGATTGA
- a CDS encoding MlaD family protein has product MADHPLRDSEPAAADAVPHLAAKARLLLLFTVLLVAASVGYLLYARGVFESTQTLVLTTDDSEGVAIGMDMTFSGFPIGRVRRVELAEAGNVRIILDVASKDAHWLRTSSVFTLVRGLVGGTTIKAFTGVLSDPQLADGAERPVLRGDATAELPRVIASAREVLENLTAITAQDAALRNSMANVQAVTDKLKGPQGALGVLFGNEADARKLVATLERTNALLARVDTLAAKTDTQVFGPDGVVREVRATVGQLDGLLADTRASLKKVDAVLVEAQGVGANVRAVTQDLGALRGEVEANLRKIDGLVNEINRKWPLARDTEIKLP; this is encoded by the coding sequence ATGGCCGACCACCCCCTGCGCGACTCGGAGCCGGCCGCCGCCGATGCGGTGCCGCACCTGGCGGCCAAGGCCCGGCTGCTGCTGCTGTTCACGGTGCTGCTGGTCGCCGCTTCGGTCGGCTACCTGCTCTATGCACGTGGCGTGTTCGAGTCCACCCAGACCCTGGTGCTGACCACGGACGATTCCGAGGGCGTCGCGATCGGGATGGACATGACCTTCTCGGGCTTCCCGATCGGCCGCGTGCGGCGGGTCGAACTGGCCGAGGCCGGCAACGTCCGCATCATCCTGGACGTGGCGAGCAAGGACGCCCACTGGCTGCGCACCAGCAGTGTCTTCACGCTGGTGCGCGGGCTGGTCGGCGGCACCACGATCAAGGCGTTCACCGGCGTGCTGTCCGATCCGCAGCTGGCCGACGGGGCCGAGCGGCCGGTGTTGCGCGGCGATGCCACGGCCGAACTGCCGCGCGTCATCGCCTCCGCGCGCGAGGTGCTGGAGAACCTGACGGCGATCACGGCACAGGATGCGGCGCTGCGCAACAGCATGGCCAACGTGCAGGCCGTGACCGACAAGCTCAAGGGCCCGCAGGGTGCGCTGGGCGTGCTGTTCGGCAACGAGGCGGATGCGCGCAAGCTGGTGGCGACGCTGGAGCGCACCAATGCGCTGCTGGCGCGGGTCGACACCCTGGCCGCCAAGACCGACACCCAGGTGTTCGGCCCCGATGGCGTGGTGCGCGAGGTGCGGGCGACGGTCGGGCAGCTCGACGGCCTGCTGGCCGACACCCGCGCCAGCCTGAAGAAGGTCGATGCGGTGCTGGTGGAAGCCCAGGGCGTGGGCGCCAACGTACGCGCCGTCACCCAGGACCTGGGCGCCCTGCGTGGCGAGGTGGAGGCCAACCTGCGCAAGATCGACGGCCTGGTCAACGAGATCAACCGCAAGTGGCCGCTGGCGCGCGACACGGAGATCAAGCTGCCATGA